The following proteins come from a genomic window of Clupea harengus unplaced genomic scaffold, Ch_v2.0.2, whole genome shotgun sequence:
- the LOC122131159 gene encoding E3 ubiquitin-protein ligase TRIM47-like, producing MAEAISSDNELFTCPICLDLLRDPVTTNCGHSYCKGCIKGCWDQEDQKGVYSCPQCRQTFTPRPVLNKNNIFAELVEKIRKTSIQAAAPVSCPAGPGDVECDVCTGRKLKAVKSCLDCLVSYCETHYKVHSELFPGRKHSVIDATGHLQERICSHHKKVFEIFCRTDQSCICYLCTMDEHKGHDTVTAAAERTHKQDHARKAERLPRLVRKSLDPTRTQLKHS from the exons ATGGCAGAGGCGATTTCAAGCGACAATGAGCTTTTTACATGTCCAATTTGTTTGGATCTTCTTAGGGATCCAGTGACTACTAATTGTGGACACAGTTACTGTAAAGGCTGCATTAagggctgctgggatcaggaagatcagaagggagtctacagctgcccccagtgcagacagacgttcACCCCAAGAcccgttttaaacaaaaataatatttttgctGAACTTGTGGAAAAGATCAGGAAGACCAGTATCcaagctgctgctcctgtttCATGtcctgctggacctggagatgtggagtgtgacgtctgcactgggagaaaactcaaagctgtgaagtcctgtctggattgtctggtgtcatactgtgaaactcactacAAAGTTCACAGTGAACTTTTTCCTGGAAGAAAACACTCAGTGATTGATGCCACAGGTCATTTACAGGAGAGGATCTGCTCTCATcataagaaggtttttgaaatattttgtcgaactgatcagagttgtatctgctatctgtgcacgatggacgaacataaaggccatgacacagtcactgctgcagcagaacggacacacaaacag GATCATGCCCGAAAGGCAGAAAGGCTGCCCAGGTTGGTCCGCAAGTCGCTAGATCCAACGAGGACCCAGTTAAAACACAGCTAG